One genomic segment of Culturomica massiliensis includes these proteins:
- a CDS encoding SPOR domain-containing protein, with protein MKTILAFITVCLICSVLSCKEKKQPAPEPAPAPMVEDTIKPAPVVEKIETVKPVKNEVQHYFLIAGCFEYKELADKLCDKLQKEGFDSKLIPYFENLYLVSYNGYATRKEALEALKELRQEKGKEKTWMYKLNN; from the coding sequence ATGAAAACAATCCTCGCTTTTATTACAGTATGCCTGATCTGTTCGGTTCTCTCTTGTAAAGAAAAAAAGCAACCGGCACCGGAACCAGCTCCGGCTCCTATGGTAGAAGATACAATAAAACCGGCACCGGTAGTTGAAAAGATCGAAACAGTAAAGCCGGTAAAAAATGAAGTGCAACATTATTTTTTAATTGCAGGATGTTTCGAATATAAAGAATTAGCCGATAAATTGTGCGATAAACTCCAAAAAGAAGGGTTTGATTCAAAGCTTATTCCTTATTTCGAAAATCTTTATCTGGTATCTTACAACGGTTATGCCACCAGAAAAGAAGCCCTGGAAGCATTAAAAGAACTGAGGCAGGAAAAAGGGAAAGAAAAAACATGGATGTATAAACTGAATAATTAA
- a CDS encoding peptidylprolyl isomerase — protein MRKYGVFFLCCLFFAGCEKKDPNVVSVETNLGTIKVRLYDETPVHRDNFLKLVKERYYEGILFHRVIPDFVIQAGDPDSRNARPGMILGANGINYQLEAEIVPRYFHRRGVLAAAREGDNVNPERKSSGSHFYIVQGKVFQPAELDSLVDRINNKRHQALFERLQQYRAPEIRAYELEKDYQTLEKINKELSEETRKLFEKEKLVLTEEQRKAYTTVGGIPHLDGAYTVFGEVIEGMDVVDKITALKTDGNNRPLKDVVILKME, from the coding sequence ATGAGAAAATATGGTGTATTCTTTTTGTGTTGTTTGTTTTTCGCAGGATGTGAAAAAAAGGATCCGAATGTCGTTTCGGTAGAAACGAATTTGGGAACGATAAAAGTACGTTTGTACGATGAGACCCCGGTTCACCGGGATAATTTTTTAAAGTTAGTCAAAGAGAGGTATTACGAGGGAATTCTTTTCCATCGGGTGATTCCGGATTTTGTCATTCAGGCCGGTGATCCCGATTCCAGAAATGCCCGTCCGGGAATGATCTTGGGTGCCAATGGCATAAATTACCAGTTGGAGGCGGAAATCGTACCCCGGTATTTTCATCGGAGGGGAGTTTTAGCTGCTGCCCGGGAAGGAGATAACGTAAATCCCGAAAGAAAATCCAGTGGTTCTCACTTTTATATTGTTCAGGGAAAAGTATTTCAACCCGCTGAATTGGACTCTTTGGTGGATCGCATTAATAATAAGAGGCATCAGGCTCTTTTCGAGCGTTTGCAGCAATACCGGGCTCCGGAGATACGGGCCTATGAGTTGGAAAAAGATTATCAGACCCTTGAAAAGATAAATAAGGAATTGTCGGAGGAAACCCGCAAATTATTCGAAAAAGAAAAGTTGGTATTGACGGAAGAACAGCGGAAGGCCTATACCACTGTCGGAGGCATTCCTCATTTGGATGGAGCTTATACGGTATTTGGAGAAGTCATCGAAGGTATGGATGTCGTGGATAAAATTACGGCTTTAAAGACGGACGGCAATAATCGTCCCTTGAAAGATGTTGTTATTTTAAAAATGGAATAG
- a CDS encoding peptidylprolyl isomerase produces the protein MKKFLFVSMVFLLVVFSAFGAKYKCVVFKTNLGDIKLRLYADTPKHAGNFLKLAKEGHYDSLLFHRVIPEFMIQGGSSDSKNAAPGKMLGQGKIGYTIEPEILQTHFHKKGALCAARLGDEVNPGKLSSGEQFYIVVGKVYTEEELTRMEAEKLRKEKNKLGHKLFQPKMEEYRNYLQTDQREKADSLIQSINQKIEEEFENYQGNKISPDARSIYETIGGTPFLDGEYTVFGEVIEGMDIVEKIAAQKTDARDRPLEDILILETKITRK, from the coding sequence ATGAAGAAGTTTCTGTTTGTATCAATGGTATTTTTGTTGGTGGTTTTTTCGGCTTTCGGAGCAAAATACAAATGTGTGGTGTTTAAGACAAACCTGGGAGATATAAAATTGAGGTTGTATGCCGATACGCCGAAACATGCCGGGAATTTTTTGAAATTGGCGAAGGAAGGTCATTACGATAGCCTGCTTTTCCATCGGGTGATTCCGGAGTTTATGATACAGGGAGGATCCTCCGATTCCAAAAATGCGGCTCCGGGAAAAATGTTGGGTCAAGGGAAGATCGGGTATACGATTGAACCGGAAATTCTTCAGACCCATTTTCATAAAAAGGGAGCTTTATGTGCTGCCCGGTTGGGAGATGAGGTGAATCCCGGAAAATTATCTTCAGGTGAGCAGTTTTATATTGTTGTCGGAAAAGTATATACCGAAGAGGAGTTAACGCGGATGGAGGCAGAGAAACTCCGGAAAGAGAAAAATAAATTGGGCCATAAGTTGTTTCAGCCGAAAATGGAAGAGTACCGGAATTATTTGCAGACCGATCAACGGGAAAAAGCGGATAGTCTGATTCAATCTATAAACCAGAAAATAGAAGAAGAATTTGAAAACTACCAGGGTAATAAAATTTCACCCGATGCCCGTAGTATTTACGAAACGATCGGCGGTACTCCGTTTCTGGATGGGGAGTATACGGTTTTCGGAGAAGTCATCGAAGGTATGGATATCGTCGAGAAGATTGCTGCACAAAAGACAGATGCCCGCGATCGTCCGTTAGAAGATATCTTGATTTTGGAAACGAAAATTACGCGTAAATAG
- the mutS gene encoding DNA mismatch repair protein MutS, protein MPKNEGEETPLMKQYYEMKAKYPDALMLYRMGDFYETFGEDAVTTSRILGITLTKRSHGSPGDVRLAGFPHHALDTYLPKLVRAGQRVAICEQLEDPKLTKKLVKRGVIELVTPGVSYSEYATDTKSNIFLASVYFNKTEAGLSLLDLSTGEFLTTEGPHGTIDKLLNSFQPKEVVYPKGQEARFHELFGGKFYIYPIEEWFFDRDAARDKLKKHFEVNSLKGFGIENMNCGISSAGAILNYLEMTKHDMISHITSVSRIDESNCVLLDKFTLRNLELLQSPYEEGRSLADIIDQTITPMGSRTLRRWVCMPLKSPEKIKERLNIVETYIRHENERLETEVLLRSIGDLERLASKIAVGRITPREMIQLKTALSCIPLLKEQCLKTESAILKKLTEGLEECRELYEKIGRKIKENAPNQINKGGVIAAGVNTELDELRNISGHGKELLLQMQQREIEATGIPSLKIGFNNVFGYYIEVTKTHKDKAPDSWIRKQTLVNAERYITPELKEYEDKILGAEDRILEIETSIYNNLICEASSYIRTIQNDAKIIASIDALISFAEVSITNHYNRPEIDDTDIIDIREGRHPVIEKQLPPGEEYIANNVYLDTAKQQIIIITGPNMAGKSALLRQTALIVIMAQAGCFVPAASARIGYVDKVFTRVGASDNISQGESTFMVEMNEAANILNNISERSLVLFDELGRGTSTYDGISIAWAIVEYLHENPKYKAKTLFATHYHELNEMEHSFKKIKNYNVSVKEVNNKVVFLRKLVKGGSNHSFGIQVGRMAGLPQSVIKRATEILKQLENDRDKNNQIQKNVETLASEREGMQLSFFQLEDPVLMQIRDEIAGLDINGLTPLEALNKLNEIKKITGI, encoded by the coding sequence ATGCCAAAAAATGAAGGTGAAGAAACACCGTTGATGAAGCAATACTATGAGATGAAAGCCAAATATCCGGATGCTTTGATGCTTTACCGGATGGGAGACTTTTACGAAACATTCGGAGAAGATGCCGTGACAACTTCCCGGATTCTAGGTATTACTTTAACAAAACGCTCCCATGGTTCTCCCGGGGATGTCAGGTTAGCAGGATTTCCTCATCACGCCCTCGATACTTATTTACCGAAACTGGTCCGTGCCGGACAGCGGGTTGCCATATGCGAACAACTGGAAGATCCCAAATTAACTAAAAAACTGGTAAAACGGGGCGTCATCGAATTGGTAACGCCCGGCGTTTCTTACAGCGAATACGCTACCGATACCAAAAGTAATATTTTTCTGGCCTCCGTCTATTTCAATAAAACAGAGGCAGGACTATCATTACTGGATCTTTCTACAGGAGAATTTCTGACGACAGAGGGTCCACACGGCACTATCGACAAATTACTCAACAGTTTTCAGCCGAAAGAGGTCGTATATCCCAAAGGACAGGAAGCCCGCTTTCACGAACTGTTCGGCGGTAAATTTTACATCTATCCGATTGAAGAATGGTTTTTCGACCGCGACGCCGCCCGGGATAAACTGAAAAAACATTTCGAAGTCAACTCGTTAAAAGGATTCGGTATCGAAAACATGAACTGTGGGATTTCTTCCGCAGGAGCCATACTGAATTACCTGGAGATGACCAAGCACGATATGATTTCCCATATCACTTCTGTCTCCCGGATCGATGAATCCAATTGTGTCCTTCTGGACAAATTCACGTTGCGGAATCTCGAATTATTACAATCCCCTTATGAAGAAGGCAGGTCATTGGCTGATATCATCGATCAAACCATTACGCCCATGGGAAGCAGGACATTGCGCCGTTGGGTCTGCATGCCTTTGAAATCCCCGGAAAAAATAAAGGAAAGACTGAACATCGTTGAAACCTATATCCGGCACGAAAACGAACGTCTGGAAACGGAGGTTTTGTTACGCAGCATCGGAGACCTGGAAAGACTGGCTTCAAAAATTGCCGTCGGACGTATCACCCCCCGGGAAATGATACAATTGAAAACAGCTCTTTCCTGCATTCCTTTACTGAAAGAACAATGCCTGAAAACAGAATCGGCGATCCTGAAAAAATTGACGGAAGGGCTGGAAGAATGCCGGGAACTCTATGAAAAAATAGGACGTAAAATCAAAGAAAACGCTCCGAACCAAATAAATAAAGGCGGAGTAATTGCCGCAGGCGTAAATACGGAACTTGACGAATTACGAAATATCTCGGGCCACGGCAAAGAACTTTTATTACAAATGCAGCAAAGGGAAATCGAAGCAACGGGTATTCCGTCCCTGAAAATCGGTTTCAATAATGTCTTCGGATACTACATTGAAGTTACAAAAACACATAAGGACAAGGCCCCCGATAGCTGGATCCGCAAGCAGACTCTGGTCAATGCTGAACGTTACATCACACCGGAACTCAAAGAATACGAAGATAAAATCTTAGGTGCAGAGGACCGCATACTGGAAATTGAAACAAGTATTTACAACAACCTGATATGTGAAGCTTCTTCGTATATACGAACCATTCAAAACGATGCCAAAATCATCGCTTCAATCGATGCTTTGATTTCTTTCGCAGAAGTATCAATTACGAATCATTACAATCGTCCGGAAATCGACGATACAGACATCATCGATATCCGGGAAGGCCGTCACCCGGTAATCGAAAAACAATTACCTCCGGGAGAGGAATATATTGCTAATAATGTGTACCTGGACACGGCGAAGCAACAGATCATCATCATAACAGGCCCCAATATGGCCGGAAAATCGGCTTTACTGCGCCAAACAGCCTTAATTGTCATCATGGCACAAGCCGGTTGTTTCGTCCCGGCTGCATCCGCCCGGATCGGTTATGTAGATAAAGTATTTACCCGGGTAGGAGCCTCTGATAATATATCACAAGGAGAATCGACATTTATGGTCGAAATGAATGAAGCAGCCAATATATTAAACAATATTTCGGAACGAAGTCTGGTGTTGTTTGATGAATTGGGAAGAGGGACGTCCACTTACGACGGAATATCCATTGCCTGGGCTATTGTTGAGTACCTCCACGAAAATCCGAAATACAAAGCAAAAACACTGTTTGCAACACATTATCATGAACTGAACGAAATGGAGCATTCGTTCAAAAAAATCAAGAATTACAATGTCTCGGTAAAAGAAGTCAACAACAAAGTGGTCTTCCTCCGGAAACTCGTAAAAGGAGGCTCAAACCACTCCTTCGGTATACAGGTAGGCCGCATGGCAGGTTTGCCTCAATCGGTAATCAAAAGAGCCACCGAAATACTCAAACAATTGGAAAACGACCGGGATAAAAACAATCAGATACAAAAGAATGTCGAAACACTGGCCTCTGAAAGGGAAGGAATGCAACTTAGCTTCTTCCAGCTGGAAGATCCCGTTCTCATGCAAATAAGGGACGAAATCGCAGGCTTGGATATCAACGGCCTGACCCCATTGGAAGCCTTGAACAAGCTGAACGAAATAAAGAAAATCACGGGGATATAA
- a CDS encoding MmcQ/YjbR family DNA-binding protein → MNIEELREYCLGLEHTTEDMPFDDETLVFKVGGKMFCFTSLVGELVMNLKCDPDEAIEMRETFPAVLPGYHMNKKHWNTVRIDGSISDSMLKVWIRKSYLLVVAGLPRKEKARLGFES, encoded by the coding sequence ATGAATATCGAAGAATTGCGGGAATATTGTTTAGGTTTAGAACATACGACGGAAGATATGCCGTTCGATGATGAAACTTTGGTATTTAAGGTCGGAGGCAAGATGTTTTGTTTTACTTCTTTGGTCGGAGAACTGGTTATGAATCTGAAATGTGATCCGGATGAGGCCATTGAGATGCGGGAAACATTTCCGGCTGTACTTCCGGGATACCATATGAACAAAAAGCATTGGAATACCGTAAGAATAGATGGTTCAATAAGTGATAGTATGCTGAAAGTTTGGATTCGTAAATCTTATCTTTTGGTAGTGGCAGGATTACCCCGGAAGGAAAAGGCGAGACTTGGATTTGAATCTTGA
- the deoC gene encoding deoxyribose-phosphate aldolase gives MENISEELATYSWLNLEDRIQFDLDGVVEKEVKQAYCVENLEFCMSCMDYTTLKVTDTEKSVHLFTADLLKKLKKNELKGVAAVCVFPNFASIVREELKATDIQTAVVCGGFPFSQTFTELKLSECKMAINAGAQEVDVVITIGDVLEKNYEKIYKELKAIRNVCEGVRLKVILETGELKDIESIFNASLVSMYAGADFIKTSTGKVPVNATPESVYVMCEAIKQFHARTGKRVGLKVAGGVSKAQNALRYLTIINHVLGSEWLTPYYFRIGASQLFDDIVKEIKSIKG, from the coding sequence ATGGAGAATATATCGGAAGAATTGGCAACTTACAGTTGGTTGAATCTGGAGGATCGGATCCAGTTCGATTTAGATGGAGTTGTTGAAAAAGAAGTGAAACAGGCATATTGTGTAGAGAACCTGGAATTTTGTATGTCTTGTATGGATTATACGACATTGAAGGTAACAGATACGGAGAAGTCTGTACATCTTTTTACGGCTGACTTGCTTAAAAAGCTGAAGAAAAACGAGTTGAAAGGTGTTGCTGCCGTGTGTGTTTTCCCTAATTTTGCTTCTATTGTACGTGAGGAACTGAAAGCAACGGATATTCAGACTGCCGTTGTTTGCGGTGGTTTTCCTTTTTCACAGACATTTACCGAATTGAAATTGTCCGAGTGTAAAATGGCCATTAATGCCGGAGCACAGGAGGTTGATGTCGTTATTACGATCGGCGATGTCTTGGAAAAGAATTACGAGAAGATATATAAAGAGTTGAAAGCGATTCGCAATGTTTGCGAAGGCGTGAGATTGAAAGTTATTCTGGAAACCGGAGAGTTGAAAGATATCGAAAGTATTTTCAATGCTTCCCTGGTCAGTATGTATGCCGGAGCTGATTTTATCAAGACTTCTACCGGGAAAGTACCGGTAAACGCTACTCCCGAGTCGGTATATGTCATGTGTGAAGCCATTAAACAATTTCATGCACGTACCGGAAAGCGGGTGGGTTTGAAGGTGGCCGGAGGAGTATCGAAAGCACAAAATGCTTTGCGTTATCTGACAATTATCAATCATGTGCTGGGAAGTGAATGGTTAACGCCTTATTATTTCCGGATCGGAGCCTCACAGCTATTCGACGATATTGTCAAAGAAATAAAATCCATCAAAGGATGA